The genomic interval AGGGCCGCCAAGCAGGGCCGATCAACTCGAGAGTAGACTGACCTCGGTCCCAGCGAAGTCGGATCGTTGATCTCGATAAAGCGACTTCACTGATACGTGCGATGGAGTCGCAAGATTCCACCGCGTTCCGCTGCGGCTAGCACGCAAGGCAACTTAATCGACTAACAAATGCACGATAGTGTTGCATGCCGCCCCGCAATGACTAACAATGGGTCCTTGAGACGAGCGGGGGATTACTTAACCGATAACGTCCCACGCATCCCACCTGAGCGAATACCTACCTCGACTGATGGCTCCACTACGCCGTGGTGTCGTAAGTTCACCCGCTTGCTGCTGTAGCAAATACAGACAGCGATCAACGAAAGCTGGAGTTGCTGATGCTTGCTCTCCGTTCGAGTCATTCCCCATGCTACGGCATGGATCGCCGAGGATTTTTGCGAGTCGGCGCGGCGGGCGTGGTCGGAACGACGCTCCCCGGTCTTGCGGCAACGGCCAATGACAGCCCTACTTCTCGCGAAGGCTTTGGTCGCGCTAAGTCGGTTTTGATCGTGATGCTTAGCGGAGGGCCAAGTCAACTCGATATGCTCGACCCGAAACCGGAAGCGCCCGAGGAAGTCCGTGGCGAATTTTCTCCCATCCCGACGACGATTCCGGGGGTGAACGTCTGCGAGCACTTGCCAAAGTTGGCTCAGCAAACCGATCGCTGGTCATTGGTACGCACTCTGGCGCACCGAGAACACAACCATTTGTTGGCGACTCACGTCGCATTGACCGGACGCCCCACTCCGCTACCACGCGGCGGATCCGATTTGGATCGAGTGGAAACTCGCAACGACTTCCCCAATTTCGCAGCAGCGCTCGATTTTGTGCGGCCCCGAACGGACGGGATTCCGACGGGAGTGTCGCTGCCCAACTACATGATCGAAGGACCGTTGACATGGCCTGGGCAACACGCCGGCTTTCTCGGCCCGAAACATGATCCGTGGCAAATCCAAGGAGACCCCAATGACAAAGATTTCCGTATGCAAGCCCTGGCGATGCGCGACGGCATGTCCCCGGCTCGCCTGCAATCGCGAAGACAGTTGCTAGACGAGTTGAATCACGGTCGCAGTGCAATGCCTGGGGTGGAGACCGATTCGCTGCGTGACCAACAACAAATTGCATTCAACTTGCTGACCTCGGGCAAAATGACTCAAGCGTTCGAGATCAGTCTGGAGTCCGATGAAACTCGCGATCGCTATGGACGCAACAAATTTGGTCAATCGTTGCTAATGTCGCGTCGCATGATCGAAGCCGGAGTTCCGATCGTGCAAGCGACCATGGGGATCGTGCAAACATGGGACACGCACACGGATAACTGGGGCAAACTAAAAAACACCCTGCTGCCTTGGTTGGACCAGGGGTTGGCGGCGTTAACCGATGACTTAACGGCATCGGGATTGATGGACCAAACACTGGTGATCGTGATGGGCGAGTTTGGACGAACCCCCAAGGTCTCGACATTGCCCGGCCAGACTCTTCCTGGTCGAGACCATTGGGCTCACGCCTACTCCGGCATGTTTGCGGGAGCCGGAGTCAGAGGCGGACAGGTGGTTGGGCAAACCGATGCTCAAGCGGCTTATCCGGTAACGCGATCATGGTCGCCTGCGGATATTTGTAGCACGGTATTCAACTCGTTGGGGGTCGATCCTGAAGTTCGGATCAACGATCTGCTTGATCGCCCGCATCACCTGCTCAACGGAACTGTAATATCACCTCTCTATACGGGGCGAGCGACATGAGTCGAAACGGATGTAGTGGCAAGTCAGGACATTGGGGCCACGAAGGCGTCTCGCGCCGCCAGGCATTGCAGGTAGGAGCGATCGGGATTCTCGGTCTTGGCACCAATCACCTAACCGGATTACGTGAGGCGTATGCCGCTAACGGGGTCACGCCCCATGGAAAAGCCAAGTCGTGCATCTTCATTTTCCTCTCCGGCGGGCTGGCTCAACACGAGAGCTTTGATATGAAACCGGAGGCGCCAGAGAACATTCGTGGCGAATTCCGTCCCGCAGCGACCAAAACACCAGGCTTGCAAATCTGTGAACACTTGCCGATGCTCGCCGAGCGCAGCAATTCCTGGGCGCTATGCCGATCGTTAACGCACAATATCAACGAACATTCCGCAGCCCACCACGTGATGCTGACCGGCCACTCCGAATTGCCGACCGGTTTCAGTCCCAACACCCCGAGTCGAACCGACCGCGCTTCGATCGCCGCGATTGCGGGCTACGCAACTCAGGCTCGCAACAATTTACCCACTTCCGTGGTTTTGCCCGAGCGGTTAGTGCATTCGAGTGGGCGAATCGTTCCCGGCCAACACGCCGGCAACATGGGGTCACAACATGATCCGTGGATGATCGAGGCCTCTCCGTTTCACAGCACGTCGTATGGAGCCTTTCCCGAATATCATTTCGACCATCAAGATCGCGGCAAACCCGATGACCGCTTGTTCGAAGCTCCACAACTCTCGCTTCCCGAGGGGCTGGGAATGCGAGACATCAATGGACGTTTAGCGTTATTGGAAACGTTGAAACATCAGCGTCAGCAATTAGCTCAGTACGAGAAGGTCGCCAATTTTGATCGTCTGCGTCAGGGCGCAGTCTCGCTGATGACCCAATCGTCGGTTCACGAAGCGTTAAACGTGACTCAAGCGGATGAAAAATCTCTTGAACGTTACGGTCGCAATTCGTTCGGTTGGTCGTTGTTGATGGCGCGACGGTTGGTGACCGCAGGAGTCAATCTGATTCAGGTCAATTTGGGCAACGACGAAACGTGGGACACTCATGGGAATGCATTTCCGCACCTGAAAAACAATCTATTTCCACCGACCGACCGAGCCCTTTCGGCGCTGCTAGACGATTTGCAATCGACGGGCGAGTTGGACGAAACGTTGATCGTGGTAGCGGGCGAATTCGGCCGTACGCCACAGATCACGTTGCTCGAAAAACATTACAAACAACCTGGCCGCGATCACTGGGGCGCGGCCCAATCGGTGTTGTTCGCAGGCGGCGGGATTAAGGGAGGTAATGTCGTCGGAAAAACCGATGCACATGGAGCCTACCCTGCGGAGCAACCGGTCAAGCCCGAGAACTTCGCTGCAACGATTTACAACGCCTTAGGGATTCCCGCCACCGCCGCCTGGCTCGACGCTCAAGACAGACCGCATCACATCTACGATGGCGAACCCATCGCCGGCCTGAGTTAACCGCGAGAAAGAGTGAACGTCGAGAGGGGCAAAATGCCCGTTTCTGGTTACGCAGACGCCTTCCCAAGCCATCCTCCTTCCATCAGACCCGCCATGCGTTTTCATACCTTTGCAATTTGTGTAACACTGGTGATTGCCGCGCCAAAACTCAACGCGCAAAGCATCACCTCGATCCAGCCGCGAAGTTGCAAGCCGGGGCAAACAGCGAAATTGATCGTGCATGGTAAAGAGCTTAACGATTCGCTGAAGTTCTTAACGAGCTCGAGCGACATTCAAACGCGAATCGAAAGTATCGAGGCGACGCAAGCGGTGATCGAATTGACCTTGGCTGCCGACACGCCCTTGGGTCCGTTTGGATTGTCAATCGCCGGGGGAAATGGGCCGTTGATGCAAGCGACGTTGTTGGCGGACGATTTAGAGGTCGTGCAAGACAATGGCAACAACCACTCTGAGGAAACCGCACAACCGATCACGTTGTTATCGTCCGTCGAAGGAACTTGCGAAGCCGGGAAAAGTGATTTTTACAAAATCAATGTCAGCGAAGGCCAACGTGTTGCCTTCGAAATCCTCACTCAACCGCTGCAATCCGCAATGGATCCGGTCGTCCGCATTCTCGCTGCCGATGGCCAAACGCTGCATTTAGATGACGATGGACCGGTGGGCCCGGACCCTCGCTTCAGTCATCGTTTTGCGACCGCAGGCGATTATTGGATCGAGGTGCACGACAACCGCCACACCGCGACGGGAATCTACCAGCTACGAGTTGGAGACTTCCCCGTCGTTAGCCATGCCTATCCGTTGGCGATCCAGGCGGGCCAGACCACGCCGATCGAGGTGGTCGGCACCGATAGCGAAGGAATGTCCCCGCGTGACTTCAGCATGCCCGCCGAGGCGATCGGGCATGTGAACGTGAACGCAAAAATGAAAGACGGAAAATCGTCGGCTTGGGTGCCGGTTGCGGTCAGCAAGCATCCGCAAGTGATTGAAGCCAATGCAACGCAACCGCTCGCGATTCCGGTGGGGGTTAGCGGGGGTTTAACGCACCCCGGCGAAGTCGACTCCTATCAATTGATTGGCAAAAAGGGGGAACTCGTTCGCATCCAATCCCAAACGCGAAGCCTTGGCTGCGCAACGCTGTTAAAGATGCAGTTGTTCAATGCCGCCGGAGCGATGCTTGCCGAGACCAAAGTAACCGACAGCGACGAGTGGAGTTTGGATTTCACATTCCCCGAGGCGGGCGACTACCGACTCGATGTCGCTGACCTACTCAAACGCGGTGGACCGGGCTTTGGCTACGCCATCGAAGTCGCCTCGGCAGGGTCCTTCTCGGTGGCACTCAAAGCGGATGTGAAAGGGCGTCAGGAATTCGCCATCGAGCCCGATCATGGTGCTTGTGCGATCGACTTGACCATTGCGAGATTTGGTTACGAGGGTGAAATCGAGTTGTCGCTCGCCGAGCCGGTCGAGGGTTTACGAATTCTCAATCCCCGGATCGCTGCAAAGGTCGCGGAGTCGCGTGTGTACCTTGCTTCGGATACCAAGTGGACCGCTGGCAACCTCGCCAACGTGCGATTGCGTGCGACAGCGGTGGGCCAGCCCGAGAATTACTGCATCGTTGACAGCCGATCACTGCACCGGATCAAATCGCCCTCCATCCTTCGCCCGCTGAGTTGGAACGATGGGGCGATCTTCCTTGCGAGTGCCGCAAAGACGGAATCCCCCTTTGCGTTACAGACCGCTGCGCCGATCCAATTGGCGCGTCCCTTGAAAACCCACACCGCGACCTTGACGCTCCAGCGTGTGAACGAAGGTTTCAAAGATGCCGTCGTGTTGCTCGGCAATGCCTTGCCAAGTGGGTGGAGTGTTGCCGCCACCGCGGAAAAAGACACGCTCACAGCCACACTGACCGACGCAAACGCTGAGTCGTCCGCCGTCGCTGAACTGCCGCTTCTCGTATTCGGCGAGTTTAATGGTCGTGGACGGATCGAAACCTATCCGTTGGCGGTGCAGTGGATTGATCCGGTGGGGGTCTCGCTTGAGTTTCCTGAGCCGCTTGTCCGTGGGGGCCGAGCGAAAGTACGAGCGAAGATCGTTCGACAGGGCAAGGATCCTCAACCGATCACATTGAACTTTGCGCCAGCGGTCGCAGGCGTGACAGGACCGGAATCGATCGCCGTCGCTGCGGACCAAACGCAAGTGGAGTTCGAGTTGGCATTCTCGGCGGATGTGGCAGACGACACCCGCCTGAGTCTCACTGCGACGACCACGTTCGGAGGTCAAAACGTTTCGGTCTCGTCGGAGCCCACTCCGCTACCGATCATCGACAGCCCCGTGGCGTTGACGGTTTATCCGCAGCAAGTGGAGCTCGACGGTCGGCGTAGTCAACAACGGATTGCCGTGACGGGATTGGACGCGAATCAGTCGTCACGTGATTGGACCCGTTTCGCCCGAATGACCTCCGCGGACCCCGCGATTGCAGAAGTGGTCGCAGGGGTAATCCTCCCTAAAGCGGATGGCAAAACCGAGATACTCGTCGAAGTGGGGTCGATACATCAACGGATTGCAGTGGTGGTTCAGCAGATGGCGGTTGAGCGCCCCATCGCCTTCGAAACCGAGTTGCTCGTCGCCCTCTCAAAACAAGGATGCAACTCCGGAGCGTGCCATGGTTCGCCGAGCGGGAAAGGTGGTTTTCGCTTGTCGCTACGGGCATTCGACCAGAAGCTTGACGAATTAACGCTGGTGCGTGAGGACTTTGGTCGCCGCACCAACTCGCTGGATCCGCAACAGAGTCTATTGTTGCTAAAGCCGCTGATGAAAGTTGCCCACGGTGGCGGTAAACAGTTACACAAAGAGGATGCTGCGTATCAGGTCATTCTCGATTGGATCGCCGGCGGTGCTCAACTCGATCCCGAGGGCACGCCACGAGTCGTGCGGTTGGAGGTGTTTCCAAACCAGAAACAAATATTGAGAGTCACCGATGGCGGACAACAACTGGCCGTGACCGCACACTTCGCGGACGGTACTAGACGTGATGTGACCAAGTTAGTGGCCTACGAAACCTCCGATACAAACGTGGCCACGATTGATGTCCATGGCTTTGTGACCCCTCACGATCGCGGCGAGATCGCCGTTTTAGTTCGCTTTTTGGAGCATATCGAGACGTTACCGCTGATGTTCATTGAACCCAGCGATGCGTTCCAGTGGAAGTCCCCCCCCGCGAACAACTACATCGATGAACTCGTCAACGCGAAGCTAAAACAGTTGCAGTATTTACCGTCCGAGACCTGCAGCGATGCTGAATTTATCCGACGTACCAGTTTGGACGTGATCGGTATTCTGCCAACGGTGGAGCAAACCCAGGCGTTCCTGGCCGACGAGAGTGCAGACAAACGGGCCAAATGGGTCGACGCGTTGTTGGAGCGAGAGGAATACGCCAAGTTCTGGACGCTCAAATGGGGCGATTTGCTGCGGATGACGAGTAAGTTGGTGGGGGACGATGGAGTCTACAAATACCATCGCTGGGTCGAGCAATCGCTTCGTGACAACATGCCATACGATGAATTCGCGAAGCAATTATTGACCGGTAGCGGCAGCACCCTTGCCAACCCGCCTGCGAATTTCTATCGCACGGCGACCGATATGAACGAGTGTGTCGAGACAATTTCACAGGTCTTCTTGGGAGCACGGTTGCAATGTGCGAAGTGCCATAACCATCCATTCGAACGATGGACGCAAGACAACTATTACGGACTTGGTGCCTTTTTTAACCGTGTCCAACGACGCAACACCGAGCGTCCCGGTGAGATGTTCGTGTACACCGGCTTCGAAGGAGATGTGATTCAGCCACGCACCGGCGCGGTGATGGCCCCGTGGTTGCCGCAGGTCGGTAGCATCGAAGCCAACAACGATGAAGATCGTCGGATTGCCTTTGCTCAATGGTTGACCGAACCGAGCAATCCTTACTTTGCTCGCATCGAGGCCAATCGCATTTGGAGCCAACTTTTTGCACGCGGCATTGTCGATCCGATCGATGACTTTCGCGATTCCAATCCTCCCACCAATGCGCCGCTGTTGGACGCATTGGCCAAGGACTTTGTCGAAAGCGGTTACGACCGCAAACACTTGTTGCGAGTGATCTTGGGAAGTCGCACGTACCAGGCCAGCTATTTGGCGAATTCGTTCAATGAATCGGACGACCAATACTTTTCGCATCAGCAACCGCGGCTGCTGAGTGCCGAGCAGTTGCTCGACGCGATCAACCAAACGCTTGGCTTGAGCCAAACGTTTGGAAGTTTGCCGGCGGGAACGTTGGCGACCCAATTGCCGGCACCCGATGTTGTCAAAGTCGATTTCTTAAAAACATTTGGTCAACCCGAGCGAAGCACCGTGTGCGCGTGCGAGCGAAGTGATGATTCGAATCTCGGAATGGCGATTGAATTGTTCAATGGCCCGATGATGCACGGCAAACTACGTGACGAGGCGAATCGCTTCCGGACGCTGATCGCCGATGGAAAAAGTGTCAAAGAAACGATCGCGACATTGTATTTAGCCGCCGTCTGCCGTCCTCCGTCGGAGTTGGAATTGAAAGTGGCTTTAGAGCACTGTGCCAAAAACGAAGATCCCGCTGCAGGCATCGAAGATGTTTGTTGGGCGTTGTTTAACACCGACGAATTCTTATTCCAGCATTAGTTGACGGTGGATGTTGTCAGACGTGATGCGAATGTTTTGAAGTTGCTTTATTGCCGTTTTCACCAACAAATCATAACCCGATGCGTTAGCGAGGGACCGAGTCCATTGCAAGATTCCCTTGCTAATGCTTCGGGATATGAAAAACTCATTCGCCGCCCAACTCTCTCACCCCAGCTCGCTCATCCCATCTCGCTTCACACGATAAAACTTTATGAGACACATCACATTGCTCGCTTTGCTGCTGCTTGGATCGCCCATCGTGGCAGCGGACTCCGCGGTGAGTTTCCGTAGTGACATTGCGCCGATCTTGCTCGAACATTGCTTAGCGTGTCATGGTGCCAAGAAGGCCGAAGGCGGTTATCGTGTCGACAATTATGACGAGTTACTAAAGCCAGGCGACTCAGGCGAGTTGCCAATCGGTAAAACCAAAGACGAGCCCAGCGAATTGTTACGGCGGCTGACTTGCGATGAATCCGAGCGGATGCCTGCGGAGAGCGAACCGCTTACGGCGGAACAAATCACGCGGTTCAAACAATGGATCGAAAGTGGGGCGGTATTCGATGGCGAAGCAAGTCACACGCCCTTGGATCTCGTCATCCCCTCGCGCACCTATGCCGATCCGCCGCAATCGTATCGCCATGCAATTCCCATTACCGCCACGGCGTTCTCGCCCGATGGAACGCAAATCGTGGCGGCCGGTTATCACGAATTGACGATTTGGGACCCCACTCAAAAGAAGCTTGTTCGCCGAATCAAAAATGTCGGGCAACGCGTGCTCGCCCTCGCGTTCACCCCGGATGGGAAAACATTGGCCGTGGGCTGTGGCGAGCCGGGCAAGAGCGGAGAAGTGCGGTTGCTCGACTTTGCCAGCGGGGAAATTAAAAATGTGATCGCACGAACAACCGATGTGGTGCTCGATGTGGCGTTTCGCCCCCACAGCGATGAACTCGCGGTAGCCTCTGCCGACAGCATGATTCGTATCTACAACACCCAATCGCTCGAAGAAATCCGCGTCATCGCCAGCCATGCCGACTGGGTCACCGCCGTCGCCTGGAGTGACGATGGGAACCGTTTGGCGTCGGCCAGTCGTGATAAGTCAGTCAAGGTCTACGATGGCACCACGGCGGAGTTACTGGCGACGTACCTGGGGCACGGGGCCGCGGTGCGGGGAGTGGCGTTCTTGGCCGATGGCAAACAAGTCATCTCCAGCGGCGGCGATAACAAACTGCATCGCTGGAATATCGAAGGGGCTAAGAAGGTCGCGGAAATCGGCTTCGGTGGCGAAGCGTTTAAGCTGATTCGAGGCGACAATTTTGTACTCGTGCCCTGTGCGGATAAACGCTTGCTACGTATCGACCTAGGCAACAACACCATTGCTCAGGAGTTCAAGGGGCATACCGAC from Novipirellula galeiformis carries:
- a CDS encoding DUF1501 domain-containing protein, which produces MLALRSSHSPCYGMDRRGFLRVGAAGVVGTTLPGLAATANDSPTSREGFGRAKSVLIVMLSGGPSQLDMLDPKPEAPEEVRGEFSPIPTTIPGVNVCEHLPKLAQQTDRWSLVRTLAHREHNHLLATHVALTGRPTPLPRGGSDLDRVETRNDFPNFAAALDFVRPRTDGIPTGVSLPNYMIEGPLTWPGQHAGFLGPKHDPWQIQGDPNDKDFRMQALAMRDGMSPARLQSRRQLLDELNHGRSAMPGVETDSLRDQQQIAFNLLTSGKMTQAFEISLESDETRDRYGRNKFGQSLLMSRRMIEAGVPIVQATMGIVQTWDTHTDNWGKLKNTLLPWLDQGLAALTDDLTASGLMDQTLVIVMGEFGRTPKVSTLPGQTLPGRDHWAHAYSGMFAGAGVRGGQVVGQTDAQAAYPVTRSWSPADICSTVFNSLGVDPEVRINDLLDRPHHLLNGTVISPLYTGRAT
- a CDS encoding DUF1501 domain-containing protein; this encodes MSRNGCSGKSGHWGHEGVSRRQALQVGAIGILGLGTNHLTGLREAYAANGVTPHGKAKSCIFIFLSGGLAQHESFDMKPEAPENIRGEFRPAATKTPGLQICEHLPMLAERSNSWALCRSLTHNINEHSAAHHVMLTGHSELPTGFSPNTPSRTDRASIAAIAGYATQARNNLPTSVVLPERLVHSSGRIVPGQHAGNMGSQHDPWMIEASPFHSTSYGAFPEYHFDHQDRGKPDDRLFEAPQLSLPEGLGMRDINGRLALLETLKHQRQQLAQYEKVANFDRLRQGAVSLMTQSSVHEALNVTQADEKSLERYGRNSFGWSLLMARRLVTAGVNLIQVNLGNDETWDTHGNAFPHLKNNLFPPTDRALSALLDDLQSTGELDETLIVVAGEFGRTPQITLLEKHYKQPGRDHWGAAQSVLFAGGGIKGGNVVGKTDAHGAYPAEQPVKPENFAATIYNALGIPATAAWLDAQDRPHHIYDGEPIAGLS
- a CDS encoding DUF1549 and DUF1553 domain-containing protein, which encodes MRFHTFAICVTLVIAAPKLNAQSITSIQPRSCKPGQTAKLIVHGKELNDSLKFLTSSSDIQTRIESIEATQAVIELTLAADTPLGPFGLSIAGGNGPLMQATLLADDLEVVQDNGNNHSEETAQPITLLSSVEGTCEAGKSDFYKINVSEGQRVAFEILTQPLQSAMDPVVRILAADGQTLHLDDDGPVGPDPRFSHRFATAGDYWIEVHDNRHTATGIYQLRVGDFPVVSHAYPLAIQAGQTTPIEVVGTDSEGMSPRDFSMPAEAIGHVNVNAKMKDGKSSAWVPVAVSKHPQVIEANATQPLAIPVGVSGGLTHPGEVDSYQLIGKKGELVRIQSQTRSLGCATLLKMQLFNAAGAMLAETKVTDSDEWSLDFTFPEAGDYRLDVADLLKRGGPGFGYAIEVASAGSFSVALKADVKGRQEFAIEPDHGACAIDLTIARFGYEGEIELSLAEPVEGLRILNPRIAAKVAESRVYLASDTKWTAGNLANVRLRATAVGQPENYCIVDSRSLHRIKSPSILRPLSWNDGAIFLASAAKTESPFALQTAAPIQLARPLKTHTATLTLQRVNEGFKDAVVLLGNALPSGWSVAATAEKDTLTATLTDANAESSAVAELPLLVFGEFNGRGRIETYPLAVQWIDPVGVSLEFPEPLVRGGRAKVRAKIVRQGKDPQPITLNFAPAVAGVTGPESIAVAADQTQVEFELAFSADVADDTRLSLTATTTFGGQNVSVSSEPTPLPIIDSPVALTVYPQQVELDGRRSQQRIAVTGLDANQSSRDWTRFARMTSADPAIAEVVAGVILPKADGKTEILVEVGSIHQRIAVVVQQMAVERPIAFETELLVALSKQGCNSGACHGSPSGKGGFRLSLRAFDQKLDELTLVREDFGRRTNSLDPQQSLLLLKPLMKVAHGGGKQLHKEDAAYQVILDWIAGGAQLDPEGTPRVVRLEVFPNQKQILRVTDGGQQLAVTAHFADGTRRDVTKLVAYETSDTNVATIDVHGFVTPHDRGEIAVLVRFLEHIETLPLMFIEPSDAFQWKSPPANNYIDELVNAKLKQLQYLPSETCSDAEFIRRTSLDVIGILPTVEQTQAFLADESADKRAKWVDALLEREEYAKFWTLKWGDLLRMTSKLVGDDGVYKYHRWVEQSLRDNMPYDEFAKQLLTGSGSTLANPPANFYRTATDMNECVETISQVFLGARLQCAKCHNHPFERWTQDNYYGLGAFFNRVQRRNTERPGEMFVYTGFEGDVIQPRTGAVMAPWLPQVGSIEANNDEDRRIAFAQWLTEPSNPYFARIEANRIWSQLFARGIVDPIDDFRDSNPPTNAPLLDALAKDFVESGYDRKHLLRVILGSRTYQASYLANSFNESDDQYFSHQQPRLLSAEQLLDAINQTLGLSQTFGSLPAGTLATQLPAPDVVKVDFLKTFGQPERSTVCACERSDDSNLGMAIELFNGPMMHGKLRDEANRFRTLIADGKSVKETIATLYLAAVCRPPSELELKVALEHCAKNEDPAAGIEDVCWALFNTDEFLFQH
- a CDS encoding WD40 domain-containing protein; the protein is MRHITLLALLLLGSPIVAADSAVSFRSDIAPILLEHCLACHGAKKAEGGYRVDNYDELLKPGDSGELPIGKTKDEPSELLRRLTCDESERMPAESEPLTAEQITRFKQWIESGAVFDGEASHTPLDLVIPSRTYADPPQSYRHAIPITATAFSPDGTQIVAAGYHELTIWDPTQKKLVRRIKNVGQRVLALAFTPDGKTLAVGCGEPGKSGEVRLLDFASGEIKNVIARTTDVVLDVAFRPHSDELAVASADSMIRIYNTQSLEEIRVIASHADWVTAVAWSDDGNRLASASRDKSVKVYDGTTAELLATYLGHGAAVRGVAFLADGKQVISSGGDNKLHRWNIEGAKKVAEIGFGGEAFKLIRGDNFVLVPCADKRLLRIDLGNNTIAQEFKGHTDWVISAALKPTEAEPQVVSGSLNGEVRLWKLADGVLLQAWIAKP